One Diceros bicornis minor isolate mBicDic1 chromosome 41, mDicBic1.mat.cur, whole genome shotgun sequence genomic region harbors:
- the PPIA gene encoding peptidyl-prolyl cis-trans isomerase A, which translates to MVNPTVFFDIAVDGEPLGRVSFELFADKVPKTAENFRALSTGEKGFGYKGSCFHRIIPGFMCQGGDFTRHNGTGGKSIYGEKFDDENFILKHTGPGILSMANAGPNTNGSQFFICTAKTEWLDGKHVVFGKVKEGMNIVEAMERFGSRNGKTSKKITIADCGQI; encoded by the exons ATGGTTAACCCAACCGTGTTCTTCGACATCGCCGTGGACGGCGAGCCTTTGGGCCGCGTCTCCTTCGAG CTGTTTGCAGACAAAGTTCCAAAGACAGCAG aaaacttTCGTGCTCTGAGCACTGGTGAGAAAGGATTTGGTTATAAAGGTTCCTGCTTTCACAGAATTATTCCAGGATTTATGTGCCAG GGTGGTGACTTCACACGCCATAACGGCACTGGTGGCAAGTCCATCTACGGGGAGAAATTTGATGATGAGAATTTCATCCTGAAGCATACAGGTCCTGGCATCTTGTCCATGGCAAATGCTGGACCCAACACAAATGGTTCCCAGTTTTTCATCTGCACTGCCAAAACAGAGTG GTTGGATGGCAAGCATGTGGTCTTTGGCAAGGTGAAAGAGGGCATGAATATCGTGGAAGCCATGGAGCGCTTTGGGTCCAGGAATGGCAAGACCAGCAAGAAGATCACCATTGCTGACTGTGGACAAATCTAA